One part of the Melopsittacus undulatus isolate bMelUnd1 chromosome 17, bMelUnd1.mat.Z, whole genome shotgun sequence genome encodes these proteins:
- the LOC117437071 gene encoding feather keratin Cos1-1/Cos1-3/Cos2-1: MSCCNPCVPCQPCGPTPLANSCNECCVRQCQSSTVVIEPSPVVVTLPGPILSSFPQNTVVGSSTSAAVGSILSCEGVPINSGGFDLSCITNRSCGTRCRPC; this comes from the coding sequence ATGTCCTGCTGCAACCCGTGCgtgccctgccagccctgcggCCCGACcccgctggccaacagctgcaatgagtgctgtgtcaggcagtgccagagcTCCACCGTCGTCATTGAGCCTTCCCCCGTGGTGGTGACCCTGCCTggccccatcctcagctccttccctcagAACACCGTTGTGGGCTCCTCCACCTCCGCTGCCGttggcagcatcctcagctgtgAGGGAGTGCCCATCAACTCCGGGGGCTTCGACCTCTCCTGCATCACCAACCGCTCCTGCGGCACCAGGTGCAGACCCTGCTAA